The Drosophila suzukii chromosome X, CBGP_Dsuzu_IsoJpt1.0, whole genome shotgun sequence DNA window ACCACGTCGCCTGTCGGCCACGAAAGTCCACCAAACCCTTTACAGTAAGCAGATTCCCAGAGTATTTCAAGGGGTCAAAATAGGGGTTTTATAAAGGCACCATGTGGGaaattttgttatttaataaACCATACTACTACTATACACATTAGTTAATTTATAACATTAGTATTCTCACGACCCTTTGGATCGGGCTTGGACCTCTCGACTAGGTTTCGGGGATGGGTTGGGTTTCGGCAACCTCTGGTTAGTACTGGGCCCCTTGGAGCTACTCGTCTAGAGTTCGGGGAACCCTTGGTACCAAGAGTGCAGGGATCGGGGACCGGAAGGTTGGATATGGGCCACTTGGAACAACGAGTGTTGGGGTGTAGGAGCCGCCCCTTGAGAATGCGCTCCTTGGAACCACGGGACTTGCGCTTGGGGTACAGCCTCTTGGGTTTGGTCCTTTTGGAACCACGAGTCTAGGGTTCGGGGACCCTCGGGTTGATTATGGGCCCCCTGGAACCACGAGTGTTGGGGTTGCGGTACCGAGTCTTGGGTTGGAGGTACCGCGGCTTGGGTTTGGACTCCTTGGAACCACGAGTGTTGCATTTGGGGTACCGCGGGTTGGCAAGGGGCCTCTTGGAACGATGAGTCTTCGGTTCGGGGTTGATTATGGGCCACATGGAATAACGAGTGTTGGGGAGCTGCGCCTTGAGTTTGGGCCCCTTGGAACCACGAGTGCTGCGTTTGGGGTACCGCGGGTTGGTTAAGGATCCCTTGGAACCACGACTGTTGCATTTGGGGTACCGCGGGTTGGTTAAGGGCCCCTTGGAGGCACGCGTCTTCGGTTGAGGGAACCCCTTCTTGGGTTTGGGCTTCTTGGAACCACGGCTCTTGGGTTCTGGGAACCTCGGTTTGGGTTTGGGCGCCCTGGAACCATGAGGTATTGGCCCACACGTCTTCGGCTTGTTCCGGTTCATATTTTCCCTTGTTCTGTAAACACCTCCGCTTTGAAAGAGAGCTTGCCTTCAGATGGGCAATGCTTTGCTTGTACCTGGAAGCCCCTGGGCTTGGTCTGGCGGTCATCTTTTGAAGCTTGGCACTCTTTACCACTTTCCTTGTACGAGTAACATGCCTGTTTTCTGGGGTCTGTGGAATCAGGCGTTATTAACAGTAACATCAATTATTAAGATTTCTTACCAAGGATTCCTCCATTCCTCCAAAGAACCCTAAGGCAGTTCTTTTCTCATCCATAGTTTCCGAAAAGTTCATGTTagctattaaaaaaaattgttaaaataGGTAAATAAAATTATGTAGATGGAAAAAAGAAGCTATTGTATTATTGAAAATGTGTGGTAATGTTAAAATAAGTAAGttagtaaaaataattttagctAGATTTTTATATAGAATTACTTGTGTGAAGTAGAAAAATGCCTGGAAAAATAGGGCTTCAAAACTGTTGAAAactgaaaattttattttttactctAGCGAAATTATATCTAAATAGTAAGAAAGTTGAATACAAACTGAAGGAATGTTGGCCTCAGCTCGACTAGCTGAAATTTCGCTTTGAACGAAGGGTCTGTGATACTGtgattattttatatttttaacgaCTTCAAAAgcaatttttaaatcaaagtAGTCGTATTTTTCATGATTGTAAACCTTTTAAACCAGACGCCAGAGCGACTGTTGGCTCCACCTACCGGTGAAAAATGTACAAACATCTCTCGTTTTAATTTCAAACCCAGCTGCATACACATTTTCCTATTTTCCTAACAACCGCTGATCAGAACAGtcgatttaaattttttattcagtAAAAGTTTTGGTTTTTCACTAGATGGCGGAGtcaagtgttttttttttctgtgggAGGAAGAGGTTAATGGCTTTTTGCTGAGTGCAGCCATGTTTGTGGGAGCCAGCGAATGGCAGCTAAGCGGCTTAAAGTTGACGCACTAAAATAATTTCagtgttaattttatttgaaaaccATCAGGGCTGATGCCCCGTGCTCGCTGTGGCTAAAAACTTTTGCCTAATGCCAATTAGAGGGAAATGTCCATGTTGCTGTTTTTCGGTTTCTGGGGGCAGAAAAAATAAAGGGGCGGCCACAGAACATGGCTGATTATGCGATTCCCTTTTATCTCGGACAGTTTTCCGGCAAAAATTGGAATTACGAAAATACGCAATGATTGACGCATGTCGGTGGCGCTTAGTAAAAGACAAAATTATTcactttaaataaatatcGGCATTTAGCCATTATTTGATTACAGCTCTTTGCTTGTAACATAATTTTTCGTTGTAAGCGCCCGCAGCTTCAAAGTGGATTGGGTTGGCAAAAAGGCAGCCATGATGATTAAAAATGAAGAGCTTTTAAATCCTCTTAAGACGATCAGGAATTCAGTATTGCTCTTAGTGTGCTAAGCCTATAATTTTCTTACTTTAggagttttaaataaaatagtaagTAATATGTGAcgtattttaaatatataaaattacattacaaattatttataaaatgaaattGCCCTtgataaaaacatatttaattgAATATGTAACTGAAatggttttaaaatataatataaaatataaaacagaAGATAGTGGCACAGGAATAATTAAAGCTTTGAAAGCACTTagaaaggtgtctaaaagtatgcaacaatattttttaaatctgAAAATCTTAtgcactgcatacttttagacacctttaaaaatgttttttttttcgtttaaCTCAGTAGAAGTGCCAGCATACCCTCAAAACAAGATTCAATGGTATTGAGATGGCCAGATTGTTGAACTGCAATCGCTGGCTCGAGTCGAATGTCTGGGCTGTCAGGCCGGCCAACGACATCGCCTTTCTGTGTTCAAAATGGCAACAGGGCTTCGCTGCCCCAGAAACATGCCCCTCGATTCTCTTGTAGAACAAAACTGAACCGCCAAGTTCCATAGGCAGGGGAACacaaaatttaactttttaattaagGCGAGGCaatggtttttattttgttatttgttttccTTGTCGCCCGGCGAGTGGAAAGTCCTGCCAGAGGACAAAGGCGGCCAGGAAGCGCAACAGGCAAACTTGACACATAAAACGGGGATAAAGAACAAAAAGCGAAGGAAAAAAGCACAATAATCATAAAAAACAAGGGAAGGGGACCCgaacgccatatcgaaatttaAAATACCCTCGTTAAACCATTCATTAAAGTTTATCTATCTAAGCTGTATTAAATAAAGTCATGTTTATAGGgctttaaaaacaattaatgAATAAGAAAAGTaagcaaaataaaatgtttaagttttatttgaggtttgtattttataataagcTGTATAgattgttaaaataaataaatgaaaattttattatacatattaaaaatattttgggcttaaaatattattagttGGCAAGTGATTGTATGAAAAAATTAGATAAAtatcatatttgaaaaatgtttaaattttattttagggTAATATATTATGATTTTGCTTAATAGtttgtataaataaataaatcaaaattttatttaaatttttttttatatgtaaaatattattatctAACGAATGGAATAGAATTGAACTGGTATGCCTTCTGAAAACAGCTACCACTGGAGAACAACTTCAAAGCGGCGACGGTTTAGTGTTTTCCCAGTGTGTGTTTTGCGTGTGTATGGGTGTGCGCTTTGCGAGTGTATGGGTGTGCGTTTTGGGTGTGTGAGTCGCTTAGCGGCCATCTTGCGGCTGTTGTGCTCAGCTGACAACAAAAGACAGGGCCGAAAGGACAATGGGACAGGACGAGGCAGGCGCTTTGTTTGCGCCCCCGCCTGTCGCAGTTGCCTTTAAGGACACTTAACCTTGTCAGAGCCGCCACAACAACGGCAACTTGGTCCTGCGGATCCGCGAATTGATGATACTTTAAACGCAGAGCGCCCAATGCAATTTAGTTTTTTGCCCCAAACATTAATTAGAAAGGCAGTTGTTAGGACAAGACTTTGCCTCGACAATTTGCAGATTTTACCACTCAAAAGTGGTTAAATCCTGTATTAAacggcattaaaatattaaaattatatattttaccgttcttatattttttttttacatagcCCCGAGGTTTGAGCTAAGATtgtttcattttttataaacttatacatacatatataatatattgcAATTTTAGTTTGTAACTTTAATGG harbors:
- the LOC108016566 gene encoding uncharacterized protein isoform X1 translates to MNFSETMDEKRTALGFFGGMEESLTPENRHVTRTRKVVKSAKLQKMTARPSPGASRYKQSIAHLKASSLSKRRCLQNKGKYEPEQAEDVWANTSWFQGAQTQTEVPRTQEPWFQEAQTQEGVPSTEDACLQGALNQPAVPQMQQSWFQGILNQPAVPQTQHSWFQGAQTQGAAPQHSLFHVAHNQPRTEDSSFQEAPCQPAVPQMQHSWFQGVQTQAAVPPTQDSVPQPQHSWFQGAHNQPEGPRTLDSWFQKDQTQEAVPQAQVPWFQGAHSQGAAPTPQHSLFQVAHIQPSGPRSLHSWYQGFPEL